In a single window of the Gammaproteobacteria bacterium genome:
- a CDS encoding DNA helicase II yields the protein MWHFDPLAGLNQAQAAAVSHNDGPLLVLAGAGSGKTRVLVHRLARFVAEGVPPHALMAVTFTNKAASEMRGRIEQLLGRSVQSMWLGTFHGLCHRFLRLHWQDAGLKENFQILDADDQERLIRRLMKELKLDDKAWPPKQVQGFINRCKDDGFRAQAVLAKTDRYSRVLGEVYAAYESACERANAVDFAELLLRTYEVLCRIPTIREHYRERFAHILVDEFQDTNGIQYRLLTSFVRPDGNLTAVGDDDQSIYGWRGARVENLRRLKEDYPTLTIVRLEQNYRSTQKILDAANAVIANNRDRLGKNLWTAGAEGEPIAVYQAFNEQEEARFIASCILQWVAQGGQWHDCAILYRSNALSRVLEEALLHAQIPYRIFGGLRFFERAEIKDALAYIRLIYNPDDDAAFERVVNTPGRAIGERTVAQLRDFARENSVSLWQAALNARDFLSARAANAVGDFVALIDQLRTERPGLALPELVRTTLERTGLMENYKKESFERWQARRENLQELVAATEEYSGDEWTEAGADPLGAFLAHAALEAGEHEASEQESAVQLMTLHAAKGLEFPWVCIAGMEEDLFPHHHCLGDPAQLEEERRLAYVGITRAKRALLLTWAEKRRQWGQESYRRPSRFIEEIPPQCRQEVRMGTRMNSAAMASANQTMRSTSSATMSGQWRVGQTVRHPKFGYGIVLSFEGEGAQARIQVNFEQAGSKWLVAQYARLEPIHR from the coding sequence ATGTGGCATTTTGATCCGCTGGCTGGCTTGAATCAAGCGCAGGCTGCCGCGGTAAGTCATAACGATGGCCCGCTCTTGGTATTGGCTGGCGCCGGCAGCGGCAAAACACGTGTCTTGGTGCATCGATTGGCACGGTTTGTGGCCGAGGGCGTCCCGCCGCATGCCCTGATGGCGGTGACATTCACCAACAAGGCGGCGAGCGAAATGCGTGGCCGAATTGAGCAATTGTTGGGTCGGTCTGTGCAATCGATGTGGCTTGGGACGTTTCATGGACTATGTCACCGTTTTTTGCGGCTGCACTGGCAAGACGCGGGCCTGAAGGAAAACTTTCAAATTTTGGATGCTGACGATCAGGAGCGTCTGATTCGGCGTTTGATGAAAGAACTTAAGCTCGATGACAAGGCGTGGCCACCCAAACAGGTCCAAGGTTTTATCAATCGTTGTAAGGATGATGGTTTTCGAGCTCAGGCAGTCTTAGCGAAAACAGATCGTTATTCACGAGTGCTGGGTGAAGTCTATGCTGCCTACGAGTCCGCATGCGAACGCGCCAATGCAGTGGATTTTGCCGAATTGCTGCTGCGCACCTATGAAGTTTTGTGTCGCATTCCAACCATTCGTGAACACTATCGGGAGCGTTTTGCCCACATCCTCGTCGACGAATTTCAGGATACCAACGGCATACAGTATCGACTCCTGACAAGTTTTGTTCGCCCGGACGGCAATCTGACCGCGGTGGGTGACGATGACCAATCGATTTATGGTTGGCGGGGGGCGCGTGTCGAGAACTTACGACGACTGAAAGAGGATTATCCGACCTTGACAATAGTCAGGTTGGAACAAAATTATCGCTCCACACAAAAAATATTGGATGCCGCCAATGCGGTGATTGCCAATAACCGCGATCGGCTGGGCAAAAATTTGTGGACTGCGGGGGCAGAAGGCGAACCGATTGCGGTGTATCAGGCCTTCAACGAACAGGAAGAAGCGCGTTTTATAGCCAGCTGCATACTTCAGTGGGTTGCGCAAGGGGGGCAGTGGCATGACTGCGCCATTTTGTATCGATCAAATGCGCTGTCACGCGTTCTGGAAGAGGCGCTGCTGCACGCCCAGATTCCCTACCGGATCTTTGGCGGACTGCGATTTTTCGAACGTGCGGAGATCAAGGATGCGCTGGCTTATATCAGGCTCATTTACAATCCCGATGATGACGCGGCATTTGAACGGGTGGTGAATACCCCGGGACGTGCCATTGGCGAGCGTACGGTGGCTCAGTTGCGTGATTTTGCGAGAGAAAATTCGGTGAGCTTGTGGCAAGCGGCGCTGAACGCGCGCGACTTTCTCTCCGCGCGGGCCGCGAATGCTGTGGGTGATTTTGTCGCTTTGATTGATCAGTTGCGAACCGAACGACCGGGCCTGGCATTGCCCGAGCTGGTGCGCACCACACTTGAGCGCACAGGATTGATGGAAAATTACAAAAAAGAATCGTTTGAGCGGTGGCAGGCACGGCGCGAAAACTTACAGGAACTGGTGGCTGCGACAGAAGAGTACAGTGGCGACGAATGGACAGAAGCCGGCGCTGATCCGTTAGGTGCATTCTTGGCGCATGCTGCACTTGAGGCAGGCGAACATGAGGCAAGCGAGCAAGAGTCAGCAGTGCAGCTGATGACACTACACGCGGCCAAGGGGCTGGAGTTTCCTTGGGTGTGTATCGCCGGCATGGAAGAAGATCTTTTCCCCCACCATCATTGTCTTGGCGACCCAGCGCAGCTTGAGGAAGAGCGGAGACTGGCCTATGTCGGCATCACGCGAGCCAAACGTGCGTTATTGCTCACTTGGGCGGAAAAGCGACGACAGTGGGGCCAGGAAAGTTATCGTCGTCCGTCACGGTTTATTGAGGAAATTCCACCCCAATGCCGACAAGAAGTGCGTATGGGAACACGTATGAACTCGGCAGCGATGGCGTCGGCCAATCAAACAATGCGTTCAACTTCTTCTGCCACTATGTCAGGTCAATGGCGGGTGGGGCAGACGGTTCGTCATCCAAAATTCGGTTACGGCATTGTGCTGTCATTTGAAGGGGAAGGAGCGCAGGCGCGCATACAGGTCAACTTTGAACAAGCGGGGAGCAAGTGGCTGGTGGCACAATATGCGCGTTTGGAACCAATCCACCGCTAA
- a CDS encoding peptidylprolyl isomerase, whose product MKIEKDKVVSFHYRLTDIDGNLLEESFSGQPLSYLHGHGNLIPGMENALDGREAGDKFDVTIEPKDAYGEHHPGLVQRVPREAFQGVDDIQVGMRFRASTGQGEVPVVVTEVSDTEVVVDGNHPLAGKTLKFDVEVTDVRDATAEELAHGHAHGPEGHGH is encoded by the coding sequence ATGAAAATTGAGAAAGACAAGGTTGTCAGTTTTCACTATCGATTAACTGACATCGACGGCAACCTTTTGGAAGAATCCTTCTCTGGTCAACCACTGTCCTACCTTCATGGCCATGGCAATCTGATTCCAGGCATGGAAAATGCGCTTGATGGTCGAGAAGCTGGCGATAAGTTTGATGTCACCATCGAACCAAAAGATGCCTATGGCGAGCATCATCCAGGTCTGGTGCAACGCGTACCGCGCGAAGCTTTTCAAGGTGTTGACGATATTCAGGTGGGTATGCGTTTCCGGGCCTCAACAGGACAGGGCGAAGTGCCCGTCGTCGTGACTGAGGTTTCTGACACCGAAGTGGTGGTGGATGGCAATCATCCGTTGGCCGGCAAAACTTTGAAGTTTGATGTTGAGGTGACGGATGTGCGTGATGCGACCGCTGAGGAACTTGCGC